A region of Lycium barbarum isolate Lr01 chromosome 3, ASM1917538v2, whole genome shotgun sequence DNA encodes the following proteins:
- the LOC132630637 gene encoding uncharacterized protein LOC132630637 has translation MHKWGLPGDLHCPLCMIHNESRDHLFVFYDFGKQLWTRLQHWMQSQPMHACTWDQHLTQVIKCAKGKTQRAQIFKMVYTEFVHCLWIERNMRIFKNASRDHATNVSRDHATIAREIAYVCCVRAPPRISTVMASFLF, from the coding sequence ATGCACAAATGGGGATTACCTGGTGACCTGCACTGCCCACTCTGCATGATACATAATGAATCAAGAGATCACTTGTTTGTGTTCTATGATTTTGGCAAACAACTCTGGACAAGACTTCAGCATTGGATGCAGTCACAGCCCATGCATGCTTGTACTTGGGATCAACATCTTACTCAGGTTATTAAATGTGCAAAAGGGAAGACACAAAGAGCTCAAATTTTCAAGATGGTTTACACTGAGTTTGTGCATTGCCTATGGATTGAAAGGAACATGAGAATTTTTAAGAATGCTAGTAGGGATCATGCCACAAATGTTAGTAGAGATCATGCCACCATTGCCAGAGAAATAGCTTATGTTTGCTGTGTTCGAGCCCCTCCCAGAATTAGCACTGTAATGGCTAGTTTTCTGTTTTAG
- the LOC132630638 gene encoding uncharacterized protein LOC132630638, with product MKITHLCFADDLLLFAKGDCPSVQAMMECLKQFSAASGLQANMGESCIYFGGVSQQERLSILQSTSFSYGELPFKNLEVPLSTKKISIIQWQPLILKIVCQNFLLDLKKALLCCRAQLMQSVLFGVQAYRAQLFVLPAKVIKLIDSYCRSYLWSASNTITKKALIAWTRVCSPVCFGGINLTNIGLWNRAAIAKIHRALANKEDRLWIRWVHTYYIQGQPFESIRVPQRACWMIRKIIEARSSLNQFQCSNTCGKSLIRQLYLQLLDSVPRVMWKNLTYQNAARPKARFTFWL from the coding sequence ATGAAAATCACCCATCTATGTTTTGCTGATGATTTACTGCTTTTTGCTAAGGGTGACTGTCCTTCTGTCCAGGCCATGATGGAATGTTTGAAGCAATTTTCAGCTGCTTCTGGATTACAAGCAAACATGGGGGAAAGTTGTATTTACTTTGGTGGTGTATCACAACAGGAGAGGCTTAGTATTTTGCAGAGCACTAGTTTTTCTTATGGGGAACTTCCCTTCAAAAACCTAGAAGTTCCATTGTCCACAAAGAAGATATCTATTATCCAGTGGCAACCTTTGATTCTAAAAATAGTTTGCCAAAATTTTCTCTTGGACCTCAAAAAAGCTCTCCTATGCTGTAGAGCTCAACTTATGCAATCAGTTCTGTTTGGAGTTCAAGCTTATCGGGCTCAACTTTTTGTCTTGCCTGCTAAAGTGATCAAGCTCATCGACAGCTACTGCAGAAGTTACCTATGGTCTGCCAGTAACACTATCACTAAAAAGGCACTGATAGCCTGGACTAGAGTGTGCTCTCCAGTATGTTTTGGTGGTATAAACTTGACTAATATTGGTCTGTGGAACAGAGCTGCTATAGCTAAAATCCATCGGGCACTGGCAAATAAAGAAGACAGGCTATGGATTAGATGGGTGCACACCTACTACATACAGGGGCAACCCTTTGAGAGTATTAGAGTCCCACAACGAGCATGTTGGATGATCAGGAAGATCATTGAGGCTAGAAGCTCTTTAAATCAGTTTCAATGTAGTAACACTTGTGGTAAGAGCCTGATCAGACAACTCTATTTGCAATTACTTGATTCTGTGCCTAGAGTTATGTGGAAGAACTTGACGTATCAGAATGCTGCAAGGCCTAAGGCCAGATTCACTTTTTGGCTTTAA